CGTCTTCCAGGAATCCCCCTGATTCCTCCTTAACCAGCCTGGCTacacatgccttgcatagaggcctctcgtACGTAGCTGGCAGCCTTGACCCGCACTCTGCAcactttttgggttttgttctgggaggggcgtcttttttatccccctagcAGCCAAACAGAGTTTTCGCGGATAAGAATGCAACATTCCAAACATTTATACATTGGATCTTTTGCATAAcattttgccgcactggctacttgcGGCACCCGCTGTGGCTGAGGTCTCAGCAATGTCCATTGCTGGAACACTCATCTGTGATATCAGTGCTACATACACTTAGGAGCAATCTTAAGCCAGCCTGATAGCGATAGCTTACCTTACAACTCTTCTGTTCACCCTGGTTCCTTTCCTCCatttaaattttcaaatttggcactTCCGCACcaagccccaccccctcttcgcATCCCGCAATGcttgcgtgatgacgtcaccacgctggacacgtgacgcggtgCCCCGCCCCCCTCTGATGCGTCAAAGGGACTCCAGGAGCGCCGCGCCCCGTCCtatactggaggaggaggactggggctcccgctttgaacccccccatGGGCTGCCgcaggaggaacctggcccgggggataCTACCTCATGTGGCGTCCGGGGAGTCATTCATCCGGAAGGGAGGACAGGCaaacccactgccctccgatacGCTGTAAGTGGTCTTCATGCTAGCATCTCAACCAGCACCTCTTGGGGATCCTGCCTcctggacaggaagacactgaggaaggtgggaaaggggggagctttttaacctcttggtgtgttcctgtccaaccAGGAGGAGCCTatctctcaggtggtgctgtcgtggagacgacttgAGAAAAATAGttgagggttatttttgctctctttggtaaTCAGTATCTCTGCCTcttccttttaatttttttttctctttcttactttgttttttttcctgtatgtttttagcacttcttcagtctatttgttttagtaatttaaatacTTAATTTGTTTCACTTATTGCCTCCCTTACAGTCTTCTTGAGCGACCTGTCATGAGGAGTTTCTGACTCATACAGACTTATTCATTGAAGAACTGTGACTGGCATTAATGAGGGACTAGCATTCATGAGACACTGTGGAAAGTACTATGTTAGTGGGTACTATGACCTGTAGTGTTTAAGGGCACTTTGATGTATCTCTGTCATGGTAACTCTGTGTGAACCATTCTTGGGACACCACTAATACTTATAAGGCCTCTTATTAATGTTTTGTGCTAATATTGAAGAACTGTGACCATCACTGTCATGGACCACCACGGAGGGATAAGTAAGACTTTTTAGACTGGTAGCACTGTACTGCTGGATCAAACATCTCAAGAATGCAACTGAGGTGGCATTGTTATATGTAACAGCTAAAAATTAATATgttttctgtgttttatataaaCGTATTTAAAAATGAGTAAATTCTCACTGTCAGACTTCACTACATTTCTCTATACCCCTCTCATGCTAgctcaggtaaaaaaaaatgtgtgactcAACATCAGCTGTCCTCATGATCTACTCTGACACATTATTCTCATCTTGTGGATGGATAAGTTGCCTGAGGTCTAAAAACAGCTCCAAATAATTGTAGTTAGACAAAATCTGTAACACCACATGACATATAGAAGGTAGTTTACAAAATACACTTGGCCCAAAAATTTATAGTAAAGTCTATTTGGGTTACCTATACTATTTCCTTTGCTTAGTAATTTGACAAAGGTTACATATCAATAACTGCAACATATTTATTATAATTTTCTGCATCATGTAATTAGAATTTTAATAAATCTTATATGTTTGTATTTCCTAATCAGAAGTCTGTAATAGTTTTAGCTTTTTTATATGTAAATCCATACTATTTCATATATGTACTTTCTACATGGTTGATATACATCATTTATCATTATTAGCAGGAAACATTGGGATTTTGCAGATATTTCTAGATATTCTTACTAAATATGAAggtttttttattcatttcagATTTACACAAAATTATatgacattttgggaaaaaaaaacaagctaaaAGTCCAGCGCTGGACACCATTACTGCAAATATCTCCACTgccaccatgtatttccctctgGTACTCAGATGAGCTGGGATCATGgagatccagacactgcagaacagcagcatgctgaaggtgatgtacttggcctcattaaaactgtcaggtaatgtcctcaccatgaaagccagaacaaagctcactgCTGCCAGGAGCCCCATATACCCCAATACAGAGTAGAATCCAATAACAGAAccttcattacactgaatgataatcttaCCAGGATAAGACTGAGTGTCCAGGTCTTGGAATGGGGGAGAGATTGATAACCAGATCAAACAGATAACAACCTGAATAGATGAACCCAATAACACTATGgtatagggcagcttcacactaaGCCATTTTCTCCAAGGGCTTCCAGGTTTAGTGGATTTAAATGCAACACAGACCATAACAGTCTTGGCAAGAAGTGAAGAAATGGCTATTGAGAAGATGATTCCAAAAGTGGTCTCACGTAATCTGCAAGTTACATCGATAGGACGACCAAGAAACAGGAATATGGAGAGGAAGTTCAGGATGATGGAGACCAGGAGGAGATAACTCAGGTTTCGGTTATTAGCTTTAACAATAGGAGTGTCCCGGTAGTAAATAAATATTCCAAGTACCAAACTAGTTATAAGACAGCCAAAGATTGAAAGAGATGAGAAAACTGCAGCAATTGTGTCATCGTGATAAGAGATGAATTCTATGATTTTAGGTTGGCATTGGTCTCTCTTTTCATTTGACCATTCATCATCTGGACATTTAATGCAGTTATCAGCATCTAAAAGTAGCAAGAACATAATATTGTCAGTGCCGGATCAAGGTTCCTCAGCTCAACCAGAGGAAATGAGGGTTCAGCCTCCAATTATATACATGTACAGTGGTGTAACTTGTGACTGCTGGGCccacatgcaaaatctgtaattggGTCCTCCACCCATAATGCATCAATTATAGTACTGGTATAGTACATTGCAGTGGTTGATCCTTTTATGATGCATTTGTGTTAGTTTACCTATAGAGAGAATTATTCATGGAGAATATAAGAACCTAACAGGATTTGTCTATTGTATTCCATCCACCAGAATATGTACATATACAATGACCATGTGATACTGGGAAAAGTATCATCATATCAATCATCACTACACATGATATCTTCACTTTAGCCTCATATACCGGTTATATTGGATATCTCTCCTTCTGAACATTTGTCACAATGATAGCAGCAGGCATGGATTGTTTCTTGTCTTGTCTTTTTCCTTGTTCCAGGTGGACATTGGTTGGAACAGCGGGATACTGGGATCTAAACAAGAGGAAACCACCTTTAATGATACTTTGCTACTATAATAACTGCAGAAAAGACGATTTCTAGTAATATTAGTATTAATAAGTGATATTTCTGTGGATTTTGAGAATACTGATGACATTACCGCAGTTCTGGGAcctcatttagatccaggcttCAACAGCCAGAGTTATATTCCCCAAAAGCCCACAAATTCAGTCTGGCATATTATTAcattaaaataggaaaaaaatacattcgcaaaaaccatcctgaaaagttttattgttctttttaaaTATTTCTCTCTAATGAATATATTTGGCACATAATTCAGTTGCCCTAAGTACATATTTAACCTCTTGGTGACTtagctaattttagccttaagaaccacTAAATCATTTCCTCTTTTGTGCTACACTggtcattccttttttttttttttcaattcagtGCAGCCGTGAAAGACCTTGTATTTTGGAGGATGTGTTGGCGTACAGAGGGAGTGATCACTGGCTACCACCAGATTCCCGAGGAGGCAGATTGTGAAAAACTCTCCAATGACTCCAAAAGATCTGTAGCAAGATGTCGTGGCAGCAGACAATTAGGATTCTGCTTGCAGAGTAAAGCAAACACTAAACACTGAAGGCCTTAATGCtcctctaagggctcccacccaccagcgttttttttcactgcgaaattcgcacgttttttgttttctacagggggtctatgggacttgtaaagctaaaatcgcgatcgcgcaaaatcgcgatttaccgcgaaatcgcgattttgcgcaatcgcgattttagctttacaaatcccatagcccaaagacccctgcagaaaaaaaaatgctgcgaatttcgcagtaaaaaaacgctagtgggtgggagccctaaaactggaggaggaagaatgaagcttACGCTAAAAAGAACACCCtgcatgtagtgaagcatggcgATGGCTCGGTGATGATTTGCTTCCTCTACCACTGGAAACCTGCAATGTGTGGAAGGCAAGATGGATTTCAAGTATCAAGAAATCCTGGAAGCAAAACTTCATgctttctgtgaggaagctgaagtgtGGACATCATTTGACCTTCCAACTGACAGGTTGtgtttctgggacctgtagttctatggattTACTGGAGCAcaattccacaggtgtgggattatTGAGCTAGCTGGATGTGGTGTTCTCCAACCAGCctatccccactggtctgctgtacATATAAACCAGCCTCTCTTTCTAGAGGATGCTGGTTGCCCACTACCCTGGTATATGCATTAAAGTATATTGTTGTGTAGGTGTGTACAGTGACATGTACTGAATGTCcctgcaggtggctggacatgggagtcctgttcagtgtaaatggtgttATGTGTAGTATACAATCCCTGGTGTGTtcgtgtgaactgtgtcctgtgctgcttggaccgtttaccatctagggtgaggtAAGTCCCTAGGTTCCAGAGGGGATCATCCTGCATACAGGCAGGTTTCACGTGGTTGCTGTCTTGTTAGAGTATAGAACCACAAGACAACGAGGCCCCCTGAAGCGGGCTCATGGGCTTAGGTGTTTTGGCCAAAAAATGAACCAATATCACATACCTAATCTATTCCATCAGTGTATGCATGCTGGTATCCTAGATAAGTGTTTTGGGTCATTTGTCAGTCTGGGAATTATGTCTGCCTGTGAGTCCCAGTTGAGACTGGTATGCAGTTCACCTGTTTTTGGTGTTCCATGTGTATAGCTCTCTAGTTTATGGAGGAATTAGATGCATTAGAGACATTGATCCCAAGCATACTTCAGAATCCACCAAGACCTGGTTTTAGAAGAATTAACTCCCACTGTAGCACCTCCAAGTATGAAATCTGCATGGTGCTTAATCTAAAGCCACACCGTCAATGGCTCAAGTAATCCAAGAATAAAACAAAATGGATAGCACACATTTGAATGAACTTTCTTGCAATTAAGAGGGCGCTTTATAAAGTTTAACTCCTGAAGTCAGCAAATAAGCAATGTTTCTGGCaatgttaattattagagatgagcgagcatcaaaatgcttgggtgctcgttgctcgagtcgaacttttcataatactcgagagctcgaTTCGAGTAATAAACCCTATTGATGTCAATAGTCGACTCGTGCATTTTTGTataggaccgatgctccgcatacctgatgacttgtgaaacaccagaaaacatcagaaagtcatgaaaacgCAAAAGAAATGGATagagaagggcaggggcagcatgcatggctgcatcccaggctcccaggtcccactattaagccaaaatgggggcaagagtctggcgcttacccccctaacaatttacttcggacaaactctcattagcaaggcacatgcgctggcacatcttagctaagcaccacactacctgcaaccaacgacaatcactgcctgcgggtgacactgctgcctcttctcctgggttacatgctggcattgcagtccacccccccctcccacacacacacacgaccctgcgtccatagcgcacacacatttttttctgctcagTTTTCAGCTTGTCTCATGCCAAATGTTCGCTTCATAGctataccaccctcatgtctatttctaagtgcgtatgcgatgaggaggaactggaggcacacactgcagagggttggcagggccaggcagtgaccctctttgaaagtgtgggcgatagcccacgatgctgttgagaattaatgataaattgacgtacgatcatcattccaattccgtaacacctccatcacaaaattgtcaggagccacaaaggtgggcataaaggggactcaggtgccagcacttctacacatctcgacaatgcagcagcacatactaacaccaaagattggtttgaagcaggaggtgtcgcaaaagtaaccaccacagtaaccctgtgaaagtctcatgaaatcactaacgctccCTGTGAATGCTCAaatcctgtatctcggataacagtggtaatttgtagcacgacaGATAATCTATGCAGgccaacgcagatccccagaccccaagcaggaggaggaggtggcataaatagCCCAAGAAatcatgactgaggtaggacccgcaatactctgtgtgggaagcatgcgAACGGGTCCTAGGTCAGGctcggtaccagcctccaccttgtgtgacccaaggtgccctgagttgcatagcaatgTCCACatgctattcattctgtgtaggtgtcacagATGCAATAgaaaaagccatctgcactctgcaccctacccaagtcagtcagtgtttttgtgccagacaggtaaaacagcgctatgggaagtctttgtgcacccacagcataggccagccaaaggaacccaaggaaagtattacacataaagaaatcacagcacctaaacaaggcagtttcacgcTGCCAGGGACCTCCACCTCAGCTCACacccaagcaggagaaggaggtggcataacaaggtgCCCtaagttgcatagcaatgggaaatccatgtgtccccacacaattcattctgtgtaagtgtcagatagctcaagaTCGCAAGAGAaaatctttgagttccttggacttacctatgctgtcagtgcacaaagatggtattacacaggaaggaatcagagtgcccaaacatggcagagtttcaccccctcggcccacatttctgccctagtcagttagtacatttgtgccagataggcaaaacaccacgatgggaagtctttgtgcacccacagtatagacagacccctgtaacatttttgttgcaaaagttaaggcagacccctgtaacatttctgtaggaaaagcataggcggacgccagtaacattcctgtagcagaagtataggcagaccccagtaacatttcagtagtaaaagtattggcagaccccagtaaaattcctgtagtaaaagtataggcagacccctgtaacattcatgtagtaaaagtataggcggacacaagttacattcctgtagcagaagtatagacagacccctgtaacattcaagtagcaaaggtataggcagaccccagtaacatttctgtagcagaagtataggcagacccctttaacatttctgtagtaaaaggataggcggactccagtaacatttctgtagcaaacgtataggcagacgacagaaacatttctatagcaaaagtatggacagacccctgtaacatttctatagcagaagtataggcagacccctgtaacatttctgtagcagaagtataggcagacccctgtaacattcctgtagtaaaaatataggcagaccgctgtaacatttctgtggtaaaagtataggcaaaccccagtaacatttctttagcaaaggtatggacagaccccagtaacatttct
The sequence above is a segment of the Eleutherodactylus coqui strain aEleCoq1 chromosome 7, aEleCoq1.hap1, whole genome shotgun sequence genome. Coding sequences within it:
- the LOC136573450 gene encoding vomeronasal type-2 receptor 26-like — protein: MERIEIERKVESQAKKFFEKWREFIEKFLDPNEIKECMMQFTNTTWYYSQKDMNRLGVLEISFPVVEEANHHRAIAMLHYMQGVLFSIPVSRCSNQCPPGTRKKTRQETIHACCYHCDKCSEGEISNITDADNCIKCPDDEWSNEKRDQCQPKIIEFISYHDDTIAAVFSSLSIFGCLITSLVLGIFIYYRDTPIVKANNRNLSYLLLVSIILNFLSIFLFLGRPIDVTCRLRETTFGIIFSIAISSLLAKTVMVCVAFKSTKPGSPWRKWLSVKLPYTIVLLGSSIQVVICLIWLSISPPFQDLDTQSYPGKIIIQCNEGSVIGFYSVLGYMGLLAAVSFVLAFMVRTLPDSFNEAKYITFSMLLFCSVWISMIPAHLSTRGKYMVAVEIFAVMVSSAGLLACFFFPKCHIILCKSEMNKKTFIFSKNI